A DNA window from Nerophis lumbriciformis linkage group LG33, RoL_Nlum_v2.1, whole genome shotgun sequence contains the following coding sequences:
- the LOC133575966 gene encoding uncharacterized protein → MMAIGGVVLDKDQFNCSVCLDVLKEPVTIPCGHSYCSDCIRSCWDQGNNLRVVKCPQCRRTFNPRPELCLNTLLADMVEGFKQSGLQEVLVGQSLAKRKHRAISQAMQQVLNKLDPDEQEHLQDELDSKDQKTRVYRVAFLTAEKKQLEEQKKQMEKTLVKDQKDLEKTKNFARDIVEYAREMVENAREKEVEKARKKLQKREKQAIEVTDLSQARVDGDQKELDKIMKKLKDNEQEYEELMLEHQEGVHAGVGE, encoded by the exons AT GATGGCTATTGGCGGGGTGGTCCTGGACAAAGACCAGTTCAACTGCTCGGTGTGCCTGGATGTCCTGAAGGAGCCAGTGACCATTCCATGCGGCCATAGTTACTGCTCCGACTGCATCCGTAGCTGCTGGGACCAAGGAAACAACTTGAGGGTCGTCAAGTGCCCTCAATGTCGACGGACTTTCAACCCGAGGCCAGAGCTCTGCCTAAACACCTTACTGGCTGACATGGTGGAAGGGTTTAAGCAAAGTGGACTCCAGGAGGTGTTGGTGGGTCAAAGTCTGGCAAAGAGGAAGCACAGGGCGATCAGTCAG GCCATGCAACAAGTACTGAATAAATTAGACCCGGACGAGCAGGAACATCTCCAGGATGAGTTGGATTCCAAGGATCAGAAGACAAGGGTGTACAGAGTGGCTTTTCTCACGGCAGAGAAGAAGCAAC TTGAGGAGCAGAAGAAGCAGATGGAGAAAACGCTGGTTAAAGACCAGAAAGACTTGGAAAAGACCAAGAACTTCGCAAGGGATATTGTGGAATATGCCCGGGAGATGGTGGAAAATGCACGGGAGAAGGAGGTGGAAAAGGCAAGGAAGAAGTTGCAGAAGCGCGAGAAGCAGGCCATCGAGGTGACTGATTTGAGTCAGGCTAGAGTGGACGGAGATCAAAAGGAGCTCGACAAGATCATGAAGAAGTTGAAGGACAACGAGCAGGAGTATGAAGAGCTGATGCTAGAACACCAGGAGGGGGTCCATGCGGGGGTTGGTGAGTAG